CGGCGTCCGCGGGCCTTGGCGGATCGATGATGAACTGGTCCGCCGCCAGCACCAGCCGCGCCGGCACTCCCGTGCGCCCATGCTCCGGGGCCTGCTCCAGCAGCCGTTGCTGTCGCAGCAGCTCCCGCTCGAAGACCTCCGCGGGCTTCCGCTCCAGCAGGTGGACCGGCTTCTCCGTCGTGAGCCCGAGATAGAGCGTGCCCCCGGGCTTCAGCGTCGCGGCGAAGTAGCCCGGCGAGTGCTGCACCTCCGTGAAGTCATACCCGCGCGCCTGCTCCACCCGCAGGTGCTGCGGCTTCGACGTCTCCGCCAGGTTCACGAACGGCGTGGGCCCCTCCGAATACAGCCGCATCCGCTGCCGCGGGCCGTCCTCGCCGTTGCGCAGCTCCACCAGCGGGCCGCGCAGCGTGACGATGGGCTCTCCCGCGTCCTTCAACAGCGGCCCGTCGTGCGGGCGCAGCACCGGGAACGGCCGCAGGTGCAGCGTCACCTCCGGGCCGGACAGGTGTTGCCACTCGAGGAACACCGTGTCCTCGCCGTGCACCATCACGACACGCCGACGCAGCCGCGCGCCCCCCACCACGTACTCCCAGACGGGAATCAGCCCCTCCAGGTGGAAGTGCCGCAGGTGCTTCGCTCCATCCTCTTGCGCGCTGCCGTCCGTGTGCTCCTCGGAGGTGAGCCGGTAGCGCTCCCCGTCCACCAGCGCCGTCTCCTCCAGCCTCGCCATCAACACCGTGCGGCCCAGCTTCTCCAGCGTGGGGATGAACAGGCCGTGGTAGCGGCGCGTGTTGCAGCCCACCACCGTGCCGGAGGCGTAGCCCCCTCGGCCGTTGGTCAGCAGCCACTCGTGTTTCACGCCAGTGCTGAAGTCGGCGCCGTCCTGGAAGTCGAACGACAGACGGGGCAGGGCAGGGGCAGGTGCATTCACGCCTTCGTCTCCTCGTGCGTCAACATGAGCGCGGTGTGTCCGGGCAACGGTCGTCCTCCTGCCTGCTCGCCCCCGTCACGCAAGAGGTCCGAAGACGCCCCCTGGGCGGAGACTCGCGGGAGGGGTAGGAAGCAGGAACCCGTCGGACCTCACTCCTGAAGGCAATGCGCATGGCGCTCGTGAAGAGGTTGCTCATGGAAGCCCGCACCACACAGCGCACCCTCCCGCTACCGTGCTCCGGGCCGTGGGGAGGACAGCCGGACAGCCAGGCGCTCCCCAGTGTCGCCAGCACGCAGCAGTTCCTGCACCCGGAACCATTGCGACAGCCCTCCAAGCACCGCACTTCACCCAGAGCCTTCGGGAGTGGCGCCCCGATTTCCCGAGGAGACGCGGCGTGGCCATCCTGAAGTCAGCGGGCATCAGCGGCCGCCAGCACGGGCTGGCGGAACAGATCTTCTCCCGCGCCGCCGGCGCACCGCTCGTGCCGGGCAACGACGTGCAGCTCCTGCGCGACGCGCGCGAGAACTACCCCGCGTGGCTGCGCGCCATCCAGCAGGCCCAGCGCTCCATCCTCTTCGAGAACTACATCATCGAGGACGACGAGGTGGGCCGCGGCTTCGCGGAGGCGCTGGCCGAGCGCGCCCGTGCCGGCGTACAGGTCCGCGTCCTCTATGACTGGCTGGGCTGCCTGGGCCCCGCGTCCCACCACTACTGGCGCTCCCTGCGCGACGCGGGCGTGGAGGTGCGCTGCTTCAATCCCTTCCAGTTCGACCGGCCCCTGGCGTGGCTGGGCCGCAACCACCGAAAGACGCTCACCGTGGACGGCGAGGTGGGCTTCGTCTCCGGCCTGTGCGTGAGCCACAAGTGGGTGGGCGACGCGCAGAGGGGCGTGGCCCCGTGGCGCGACACCGGCCTGGAGATCCGCGGCCCCGCCGTGGCGGACCTCGTGCGTGCGTTCGCCCAGGGCTGGAGCACCGTGGGGCCTCCCCTGGATGAGGAGGGCTGCCTGTCCGCTCGCGCCTCCACGCCCATGGGCGACGTGGCCCTGCGCGTGGTGGCCGGGGTGCCCTGGAGCGCGGGCCTGTTCCGCGTGGACCAGCTCATCGCGTCGCTCGCGCGCCAGCGGCTGTGGCTCACCGACGCGTACTTCGTGGGCACCGCCACCTATGTCCAGGCGCTCCGGGCCGCGTCGCGCGATGGCGTGGACGTGCGGCTGCTCGTGCCCGGCAGCAGCGACATCCCCGCGCTGCGCCCGCTCACCCAGGCCGGCTACCGCCCCCTGCTGGAGGCCGGCATCCGCGTCTATGAATGGAATGGCACCATGCTCCACGCCAAGACGGCCGTGGCGGATGGCACCTGGGCGCGCGTCGGTTCGTCCAACCTCAACCCCGCGAGCTGGCTGGGAAACTCTGAAATCGACGTCGCCGTGGAGAACGCGCCCTTCGCCCAGCAGATGGAGGCCATGTACCTCCAGGACCTGGAGCACGCGACGGAGGTGGTGCTCAGCGGCAAGGCGCGGCGCTTGAAGGCCGCGCCCCCCCTGCCGCGCTCGCAGCGGGGCGCTCCCGGCCGGCGGGGCAGCATGAGCCGCGCGGCCGCGGGCGCGGTGCGCCTGGGCAACACCGTGGGCGCCGCCGTCACCAACCACCGCGAGCTGGGCCGCACCGAATCCAAGGTCGTCTTCGGCGCGGGCGTGGTGCCCCTGGCGCTCGCGGGCGTGGCCCTCTACTGGCCCCACGCCGTGGCCGTGCCGGTGGCGCTCCTTGGCGCGTGGGCAGGCATCGCCCTGTGGAGCCGGGCCGTGCGCCTGCGCCGCCAGGAAGAAGCCCGGGCCTCCGAACAGCAGCCGCTGCCGGAGCCCGAGGTGCCGCCGCTCCCCGCCGCGAAGCCGCAGGCGCTTCCGGAAGCTCCCGCCCCCCGCGCGCCGGAGGCCGGGCCGCACCAACCCTGAAGAAAAGGGGAGGGGAGGGCCCGGACATGACAAGGGCCCACGGGCCGGGAGCGGGGGAGGTCTGGCTTCCCACTTCGCTGATCCGGCCCGAAGGCCCGTGAATCCTTACAGCGTTTCAGCCTGTCGGCCGCGGCACTAGGCCTGCTTCGCGACGCCCGTGGGCTCCGCCGCCTTGCCATTGAAGAGCGCGCTGCCCCCGTACAGGGCCAGGCCGACCATGCCCAGCACGCCCGCTTCGATGCTGTTGCCCATCGAGGCCCCCATCAGCCCCACGATGCTGGTTCCGAGCATGAAGACCACCCCCACCGCCCCTGCCACCTTGCCCATCCGCTGTCCCCCTCTGGACTGAATTGGACCCCTGAACCACTACCGCTGTTCGACGCACACCTCCTCTTCAAGGCGCGTGCCAGGCCTTTGGCATGGGGTCCTCGGGGGAGGTGCGAAATGGAGTGGAAGGTGTGGGGCGCACGTTGGGCAATCCTCTTCCACCCCGTGGAAGCGATCGGCAGAAAGCACAGGGGAGAACACCGGGGTAGGACCGGAATTTTTCCCGGATGCGCCCATGTGCGCCTGATGTGGCACCCCGTAACCCACTGCATTCCAAGGGTTTTCCCTCCCCCAAGCCGCTGGCACACGCGCTGCTAAGAGCCACCGCCAGGAGCGAGCCACCCGGCCCTTCAGGGCGTGTGAACGGTGGCCCGCGCGGACATCAGTCGAACGAAGGAGAGCGGAAGATGGGAATGCGGCGCACGGGGTTCTGGACGGTGATGGGGATGCTCCTCCTGTCGGGTTGTGCTCACCAGCAGACGCTGAAGGTCGACAACGCGGAGCAGCCCTACCGCATCGGCCGCGAGGACGTGCTCGACGTGAGCGTCTGGCGCGATCAGGAGCTGTCGCGCACGGTGCCGGTGCGTCCCGACGGCTTCATCTCCATCCCGATGGTGGGTGAGATTCAGGCTGCGGGCAAGACGCCCACGGAGCTGGCGGAGGCGCTCAAGTCGGGCCTCCAGGCGTATGTGCAGGAGCCGCGCGTGACGGTCATCGTCCGCGAGGTCAACAGCAGCCGCGTCTTCGTGACGGGTGAAGTGGCCCACCCGGGCGCCTACCCGCTGCGCGGCCGCGTGTCGCTGCTGCAGGCCATCGCGCTGGCCGGCGGCTTCACGGACTTCGCCAACTCCGACGGCATCGTCGTCATCCGCACGGACGGCAAGGGCGGGCAGATCCCGGTTCGCTACAGCGACCTGGTCTCCCCCGAAGGCGAGAGCGTCATCCTGCGGCCGGGTGACACCGTCGTCGTCCCGTGAAGCGGGGCGGGCGCGAAGACTCCAAAGACAGACATCCGGAAGCAGCGAACGTGGGCGTGGGTATGGACGGGAGGGCGGCGGTGAGGGGCAACTGGAAGCGGGCAGTGATTGCAGGCTGTCTCATCGCCGCGCCGGCCGCGCAGGCGGCCACCATCCTGGAGCCGCGGCTGCGCCTGACGGCGGAGGAGCGCTTCGACAACGACATCCGTCTGGGGTCTGGCGGCACCAACGGGCAGTTCATGACGAAGCTGTCCCCGCGCCTGGGCCTGGACGTGAAGAACGAGCAGGTGACGCTCGACTCGTTCTACGCCACGGACCTCCTCGCGCGGCACGGCTCCGGCAAGACGACGGTGGACCACCGCGCGGGCGTCGGTTTCCGGGACGTGCTGTCCCGCCGGCTGCGGCTGGACGCCAGCGCCAAGGTCTTCCGCGTCACCGACCCCACGTCGCTGCCGCGTGACGGCCTGGCGCGCTCCACGGCGCCCACCTTCTACGCGACGACGAAGGTGGGGCTCACGGGGCGCGTCTCGGAGCGCATGGATGTCCGCGCCGGCTACGCGTTCGAAGCGACGCGCATCATCGAGCCGGGACGGGTGGCGGGCTACGCGCACACCCCGTCGGTGGAGCTGTGGTACCGCACCACGCGCCGGCTGTCCCTGGGCGCCGAGTACCGCTACCAGGGCTTCCTGTACGCCGGCGACTACAGCCAGGCGCACGGCGCCGCCGCGGCCCTGCGCTACCGGCTGACGCGGCCCACCACGCTCACCCTCCGGGGCGGGCCGGTGCACTACCAGCCGTCGGACGTGTCGCGCGGCGGGTGGCTGCCCCGCGTGGCGCTGGAAGTGGTTCGCGAGGGCGAGCGCAGTGACTTCGGCTTCGCCATGGGCCACGACCTGGTGGGGGCCAGCGGGTTTTCCGGCGCGGTGTGGGCGGACTACGCGTCGGTGATGGGGGCGCACCGGTTCTCGCAGAAGCTGTCGGCCTTCGGGGCGGCCAGCTTCTTCCGGAACGGGACGGCGCCCGGTGAGAACTACACGGAGTGGCGCAACACCACGAACGTGTCGCAGGGCTATGCGGTGGGTGGAGGCGTCGAGTACCGGCTGAGCCGGAAGCTGGCGCTGCAGGGGGCGTTCGACCGCATCGCGCAGGTGGGTGCGGCGGATGTCGCTGGGGCGGGGGACCTGACACGCAACGTGTTCGCCCTCCGTCTGGTCATGACAGCTTGGTAGGCAACTTTCGAGTTCGAGGCATGGAGGAGCGGATCATGGAGCGTGGGATGACGGCGGACCAGATGCTTTCGGCGCTGTGGCGCCGCAAGGCCCTGGTGGGGGCGATCGCTGCAGCAATCTTCGTGTTGGGCGCGGCCATCGTGATGACCCGCCCGAGCATTTATGAAGCGTCCGTGGTGGTGCGTGTGGAGCCGCAGCGCCCCGGCGAGGAGATGGTCCAGCGCACGGTGAGCGAGCTCATCGAGCAGCGGCTGGTCACCGTCCGCCAGGAGTTGCTGGCGCGGCCGGTGCTCCAGAAGGCCATCGAGGAGATGAACCTCTACCCGGAGCTGGTCTCCGAGAAGGGCGTCGAGGCGGCGGTCGAGCAGATGCGCAAGGACCTCACCGTGCGCGTCGAGGGTGAGACGGCCTTCGAGCTCACCTACGCGGGCCGCGACCCGCAGGTGGTGGCGCAGGTGGCCAACCGGCTGCCGGCCATCTTCTCCGAGGAGACGCTGAAGATCCGCCAGACGCAGGCGGCCCGCGCCACCGACCTCTTCACCGAGGAGATGGTCGCCATGGGCAAGGCCGTGTCGAACTGGGAGGGGAAGATCTCCAAGTTCAAGGTGGACCACCTGGGCGAGCTGCCCGAGCAGATGGAGATGAACATGCGCGGCCTGGAGCGCATCAGCGCCCAGCTGCAGACGAAGTCCGAGGAGCTGCGCACCGCTGAAGCGCGCCGCTCCGACCTGGCCCGCGCCCGCAACGCCGCGGACAGCGAGGCCGGCCGGCTGGAGGCGGCGGAGAGCGGCCTGTCCCGCACCCTCACCCAGGCCAAGACGCAGTGGACGCCGGACCACCCGGAAGTGAAGCGGATGGAGCGTGAGCTGGGCGACATCAGCACCCAGCGCAAGGACGCGGAAGGGCGCATGTTCGCCGAGCGCAACGAGCGCACCCGCGTGTCCACGCTCATCACCAACATCCAGAAGGACATCGTGGACCTCCAGAAGCAGGCCGAGGCGTACCAGGCGCGGCTGAACAACACCCCGCGCTGGGCCCAGGAGCTGGCGGTCATGAACCGGGACTACGAAATCGCCCGCACCAAGTACCAGAGCGTGGTGAGCCGCAAGGTGGAGGCGGAGATCGCCCAGGAGCTGGAGGCCAAGAGCGCCAAGAGCCTGTTCAACGTCATCTCGCCCGCCGGGGTGCCTTCCTCCCCGGCCCGCCCGGACCGCATGAGCGGCCTGCTCATCGCCGCCCTGGTGGCCCTGGCCCTGGGTGTCCTCACCGGCACCGTGCTCGAGATGCGCGACGACAGCCTGCGCGACGGCACCGAGGTCCGCGAGCGCATCACGCTCCCTGTCCTGGCGGTGGTCCCGAACATGCAGGGCAAGACGGAGAAGCGGATCTTGATGCCGATGGCTGGGAGCAAGAACAGCGTCTCCTCGCCGACGTCACTGAATTAATTGCCGCCCCCTTACGGAAAGGATTGGAGAACTCAGATGGATTCGACGATGGAGCGGGCCGGTAACTTCCTCCCCCGCGTGGATGACAGCGCGGCTTCCAGCAACGCGGTGGACCGCCGGGTGGTGACGCTCACCGCCCCTGCCTCCGCGGCCGCCGAGCAGTACCGCACCCTGTACTACCGCCTGGAGCGGATGCGCGAGCAGCGTCCGATGAAGGTGGTGGCGCTCACCTCCGCGATGCCCGGCGAGGGCAAGACGGTGACGAGCGTGAACCTGGCCCTGGCCGCCGCCCGGGCGAACCCGGAGCGCCGCATCCTGCTGGTGGACGCGGACCTGCGCCGGGGGCAGGTGGCCCCCACGCTGGGCATGCGCAACAAGCAGGGCCTGGCGGAGCTCCTGGCCGGTGAGTGCGACGTGCGCGACGTGGTGCGCCGCTTCAACTCCACGCGGCTGGCGGTCATCCCCGCCGGCGCCACGCCGGAGGAGAGCACCCAGGTGCTGGCCTCCGCCCGCATGAAGCAGTTCCTCAAGGCGGTGCGCGAGGGCTTCGACGAGGTGTACGTGGACCTGCCGCCCACGCTGCCGTTCGCGGACGCGGCCATCCTGGGCCACCAGATGGACGGCGTGCTGATGGTCATCCGCGCCAACGTCACCCCCTCCAAGGTGGTGAACCAGGCGGTGGAGCAGCTGGCGGGCGCGGCGCTGGTGGGCTGCGTGCTCAACGGCGCGGAAGTGAACGCGACCCCGTACCTGAAGAACTACGTGAAGAAGTAACGGTCAGCAGTCGAGGTGGAGTGTTTCGAAGGCCCGACCCGCTCCTCGCGCCGATGAGGTGCGAAGGGCGGGGGGCCTGGAGCGGCGGCGGGTCGGGGTTGGAGGAATCACGTGCTTCGCGTTTTCCATCACTACTTTTCAGCCAAGAAGTTGACGTTCTTCCTTGCCGAGTCCTCGGCGATCGCGCTGGCCTGTGTCGCGGGTGCCGCGGCCTGCGCGGCCCTCTTCGCGCCCCTGGGTTCCACGCCCCCGTTCGCCACGATGTGGCCGACGCTGGTGGGACTGGGCCTGGCCTTCGTCGTCACCTTCCAGTTCACGCTGTACCTGTTGGACCTGTACGACCTGCGCATCGCGGCCGAGGACCGGACGCGCGGCTACCGCTTCCTCAAGGCCGCGGGCGTCACCGCCATGGTGGCGGGCGGGGTGATGCTGCTCTTGCCGCTGGCCCTGCCGGTGGTGCTGCCTCCCGGGACGCTGCTGGGCGGCGCGATGGGCGCCCTGGCCGGCACCCTGGTGGTGCGCGTCTCCATCCGGGCGCTGGTGGGGGAGCCCGACGCGGTGCTCGTCGTCGGTGACGGCCTCAAGGCCCGCGCGGTGGCGAGCGCGATTGAAGATGGCGGCGAGGGGTCCTTCCGCGTGGTGGCCCTGGTGGACCCGCGCAAGGTGGAGGAGCCGCTGGACGCGATGGCGTCCCGCCTCAACGCCTCCTACGTGGTGCAGGCCGCGGACGACATGCGCGGCGCCAACTGGGTGGACTCGCTCTTGCGCTGCCGGCTGGACGGGCGGCGGGTGTACGACGCGGCGGGCTTCTGCGAGCGCGTGCTGCGCCGCATCCCGGTGCAGTTCCTGCGCGCCAGCGACTTCGCCTTCGCGGATGAGATGACGGTGTCGCCCATGCGCCGGGCCTTCAAGCGCGTGTTCGACGTGGCGGTGGCGTCGCTGCTCCTGCTGATGGCGTCGCCCTTCCTCATCCTGGTGGCGCTGGCCATCAAGCTGGACTCCAAGGGCCCCGTCTTCTACCGGCAGGACCGCGTGGGCCTGGGCGGCAAGGCGTATCCGCTCTGGAAGTTCCGCAGCATGCGCACCGACGCGGAGAAGAACGGCGCGGTGTGGGCGCGCTCCAACGACGACCGCGTCACGCGGGTGGGCAAGTTCATCCGCAAGACGCGCATCGACGAGATTCCCCAGGTGTTCAACGTGCTCTTGGGCCACATGAGCTTCGTGGGCCCGCGTCCGGAGCGTCCCGTCTTCACCGAGCAGCTCAAGCAGCAGATTCCGTTCTACGGCGTGCGCGAGGCGGTGAAGCCTGGCATCACGGGGTGGGCGCAGATCCGCTACCCCTACGGGGCCTCCGTGGAGGACGCGCGCAACAAGCTGGAGTTCGACCTGTACTACGTGAAGAACGGGTCGCTGTTCCTGGACGTCGGCATTATCTTCCACACCGTCCGGCACGTGCTGTTGGGGCGGGGTGCTCGGTAGCCTGGTTGAGAAGTGAGTGATTGTGACCATCCGCGGCCTCCGGTTGTCGGGGGAGGCCGGGATGCCAAGGGTGGGGCCATGGATTGGGACGGGCGAGGGGGTCGGAACATGGTGGGCATGGATGTGGATGCGCCGTTGTCGGAGTCGTGGAGCCAGGACGACGCGCGCAACAAGGCGCAGAACGTCGAGCGCAACGAGCTGCTGCAGGCCCCGAAGCACCGCCCGACGCGCATCGTCGCGATGGGCGGCGGCACGGGCCTCCCCATGGTGCTCAAGGGGCTGGCCCGCCGCGCGGCCCCCAAGGGTGGCCAGCCCGGCGTGGACATCACCGCGGTCGTGGCGATGAGCGACGACGGCGGCAGCTCCGGCCGCCTGCGCCGCCAGCACGGCGCGCTGCCACCGGGCGACATCCGCAACTGCCTGGTGGCGCTCGCGGGTGGCAAGAGCGCGCTCAAGGACGTGTTCCAGTACCGCTTCGGCGGCGCGCGGGGCCTCGCCGGCCACGCGGTGGGCAACCTGCTCATCGCCGCGCTCGCGGAATTGAAGGGTGACTTCCTGGAGGCGGTGCGGCTGTCCGGGGAGCTGCTGGGCGCGCAGGGCCAGGTGCTGCCCAGCACGCTCGCGTCGGTGCAGCTCGTCGCGCAGATGCACGACGACACGGAGGTCGTGGGCGAGCGCAACATCTGCCGCGCCCAGGGCCGCGTGCGCCGCGTGTCGCTCAGCCCCCGCTCGCCGCCCCCGGTGGACGGCCTGCTGGAGTCCATCTACACGGCGGACCTCATCGCCATCGGGCCGGGCTCGCTGTACTCGAGCGTGCTGCCCAACCTGCTGGTGGACGGCGTGGCCCAGGCGCTGAAGGAGACGCGCGCCCTGAAGGTCATGGTGGCCAACCTGATGACCCAGCCGGGTGAGACGGACGGCATGAACTGCCTGGACCACGTGCAGGCCGTCATCGACCACGTGGGGCCGGTGCTGGACGCGGTGCTCGTCAACGGCCGGGCGCCGTCCGACGAGTCCATCCAGCGCTATGCGCGCAAGGGCTCCTACATGGTCACGGCGGAGACGCGGGAGCTCTTGTCCTCCGGCGTGATTCCGGTGCAGGCGGACCTGCTCAAGGAGGGGTCCAAGATCCGACACGACAGCCGCAAGGTCGCCGCCTGCCTGCTGAAGATGGCGCGCAGCGGGTTGTAGGCCGCCCTGGCCATCACCACCTTGGGGCCCGCGAATATGGAAGCCATCAAACTGCAAGCCGGCCCGCAGGTCGTGGAAGTCAACGACCGGGCGGCCTTCATGACCCTGGAAGCCGAGTGGAACCAGCTGGTGGAGACGACCTCCAACGAGCTGTTCTACCGGCACGAGTTCCTGCGGCTGTGGCTGGACAACTTCGCCGCCGGGGCGCGCATGCGCGTGCTGCTGCTGCGCGGCGAGGACGGAACGCTCACCGGCGCGCTGCCGCTGGTGGAGGAGCGCACCTCCCTGTACGGCGTGCCGGTGCGCCAGCTCACCTCCGCGGCCAACGCGCACTCCTGCCGCTTCGACGTGCTGGCGCGTGAGCCGGACGCCGCGGCGCGGGCCTTCCTGTCGCACCTGCGTCAGACGGGCGGCTGGGACGTGCTGCGGCTGACGGACGTGCCGGACGGCGGCGTGGGCTTCCGCCTGCTGGAGGCCGCGAAGCAGGGCGGCCTGCCTGTGGGCGAGTGGGAGTCCCTGCAGTCGCCGTACGTGCCGCTGCCCGCGAAGAAGGACGCGTACTTCGCGTCGCTGCCGTCCAAGTTCAAGGCCAACTGCCGCCGCCGCCGCCGCAAGCTGGAGGAGAAGGGGAAGGTCACCTTCGAGCGGGTCTCCGGCGGGCTGGACCTGGAGGGCACCCTGGAGGAGGGGCTGCTGCTGGAGCAGAGCGGCTGGAAGGGCGCCAATGGCACGGCCATGGCGCAGGACGCGAAGACGCGGGGCTTCTACACGGAGCTGGCGCGGGACTCGGCCTACCGCGAGCGGCTGGCGCTGTACTTCCTGCGCCTGGACGGGCGCGCGGTGGCGTTCCAGTACGGCCTGGAATACGGCGGGCGCTACTTCCTCTTGAAGCCCGGCTACGACGAGAGCCTGAAGGAGTGCAGCCCGGGGCAGCTCCTCATGGAGGAGGTGCTGGGGCACTGCCTGGAGCGCGGGCTGACCGAGTTCGATTTCCTGGGGCCGGACATGGTGTGGAAGCGCGACTGGACGGATCAGGTCCGCAGGCACACCTGGCTCTACGTGTTCAACGACACCGCCTTCGGCCGGGCCCTGTGCGCGGCGAAGTTCCGGTGGGTACCGGCTGCGAAAGAGGTGGTGGCGAGATGGAAGCGGTGAAGACGTCCGACAAGCTGTTCGTTCCGTCCCTGCCCACGCTGTGGCCGGGCATGCTGATGGCCCCGCCGCGCCCGGGGGCGCTGCCGCCGTTCTCGTCGCCCAACGCGCGGTACTTCTACTTCGCGCGCAACGCCGTCTGGCTGACCATGAAGATGCTGCGCCTGGACGGCGGCGAGGTGCTGATGCCCGCCTACCACCACGGCGTGGAGGTGGAGGCCGTGGTGGACGCGGGCGCGACGCCGCGCTTCTACCGCGTGGGCAGCCGCTGGGACGTGGACGTGGCGGACGTGGCGAAGCGGATCACTCCGAAGACGCGCGCGCTCTACCTCATCCACTACGCGGGCTTCCCGGGGCCGGTGGACGCCATGCGCAAGCTGGCGGACGAGCACGGCATCCCGCTGATCGAGGACTGCGCGCTGTCCCTGCTGTCGTCCGACGGCGCGACGCCGCTGGGCACCACGGGCGACGTGGGCATCTTCTGCCTCTACAAGACCCTGCCGGTACCCAATGGGGGTGCGCTGGTCGTCAACGGCAAGCGCTCGTACAGCCTGCCGGAGCCGCCCGCGCCGCCGGTGGCGTCCACCTTCAGCCACACCATCTCCGCGCTCCTCCAGAACCTGGAGCTGCGCGGCGGGGCGGTGGGCCGCGGCCTGCGCGGCCTGGTGCGCTCGGTGGGGCACGGCACGGTGAAGGCCGCGAGCATCGAGCGCGTGGCCACGGGCACGCAGCACTTCGACCGGCGGCACGTGGACCTGGGCATGAGCCCGCTGACGAAGCGGATTGCCCTGGCGCAGGACCTGGAGGGCATCGTCGAGGCGCGGCGCCGCAACTACTTCCTCCTGCTGGGTCGGCTGCGCGACGTGTCTCCGCCGCTCTTCAACCAGCTGCCCGCGGGCGTCAGCCCCCTGTTCTACCCGATGGTGGTGCAGGACAAGGAGACGCTGCTGGCGAAGCTGCGCGAGAAGGGCATCGACGCCATCGACTTCTGGAAGCGCTTCCATCCCGCGTGCGACCCGACGGAGTTCCCGGAGGTGGCGCAGCTGCGGCGCACCATCCTGGAGATCCCCTGCCACCAGGACCTGTCGCCGGAGGTGATGGGGCAGGTGGCGGAGGTGGTCCGGGAGGCGCTCAAGTCCGAGCGCCGTCCGAGCAAGCGCGCGTCGTGAGGGAACAGGAGCTGGCTCCCGGGTTGCAGTGGTCCCCGGGGGCCGGAGCAGTGCTTCGGGAAAGGCATCGGGGTGACGCGGTGATCCGCGAAGACGAGTTGACGTCGGGTCCAAGGTTGACGCCGCGGCTGGACGTGGCGGCGGTGGGCAGTGCCTCGCAGCTGGCGGGGATGCGGGCGGAGTGGAACTCGCTGCTGGACGCGAGCAACGCCGGTCCGTTCAACGCCTGGGAGTGGCTGTACCCGTGGTGCCGGCGCATCGCGCCCGAGGTGCGGCCGCTGGTGCTGACGGCCCGCGACAGGCTGGGCACGCTGGTGGGCCTCTTGCCGCTGGGGCTGGAGCACCGCTGGGTGAACGGCATGCGCGTGCGGCGCCTGGGCTTCCTGGGTGAGACGCACGTGGGCAGCGACTACCTGGACGTGGTGGCGCGCAAGGGCCGCGAGGCGGAGGTGGCCCGGGCGTTCTTCAACGTGCTCCAGGGGCTGCGCGATGAGTGGGACGTGCTGGACCTGACGGACCTGCGCGAGGGCTCGACGACGCTCGGCGTGGCGCGCGAGGTGTTTGGCGACGTGCGCGTGTCGGAGCGCTACGTGTGCCCGTACGAGACGCTGGTGCCGGGAGAGCCGTTCGACGCGTTCCTCAAGCGCACGGGCCGCCGGGACAACTACCTGCGCCGGCGCAAGTGGCTGGAGAAGCAGGACGGCTACCGCATCGAGCGCACGGACGCGCCGGGCCAGCTTGCCGGGCCGATGACGGACTTCTTCCGGCTGCACGCGCTGCGCTGGTCCTCGGACGGTGGCTCCCAGGGCATCAAGGGCGCCGGCGTGGAGGCCTTCCACCGGGACGCGACGCAGTGGCTGGCGGAGCGGGGCCGGCTGCGGATGTACACGATGAAGGTGGGCGGCCAGGCGGTGGCGTCCGTCTACGGCATCCTGCATGGCCAGACGTTCGTGTACTTCCAGTCCGGGTATGACCCGGCGTGGCGCAACCGCAGCGTGGGCCTGGTGCTGGTGGGCGAGACGTTCAAGGACGCCATCGAGATGGGCCTGACAGAGTACGACTTCCTGCGAGGCACGGAGACGTACAAGTCCGACTGGGTGACGAAGCAGCGCCAGACGGTGTCGCTGCGCGCCCACGGCGCGGGCTTCGCGGGCGAGTGGTTCACCCGCTCCGAGGAGTGGGCCCGTCAGACGCGC
This genomic window from Corallococcus caeni contains:
- a CDS encoding gluconeogenesis factor YvcK family protein, with the protein product MVGMDVDAPLSESWSQDDARNKAQNVERNELLQAPKHRPTRIVAMGGGTGLPMVLKGLARRAAPKGGQPGVDITAVVAMSDDGGSSGRLRRQHGALPPGDIRNCLVALAGGKSALKDVFQYRFGGARGLAGHAVGNLLIAALAELKGDFLEAVRLSGELLGAQGQVLPSTLASVQLVAQMHDDTEVVGERNICRAQGRVRRVSLSPRSPPPVDGLLESIYTADLIAIGPGSLYSSVLPNLLVDGVAQALKETRALKVMVANLMTQPGETDGMNCLDHVQAVIDHVGPVLDAVLVNGRAPSDESIQRYARKGSYMVTAETRELLSSGVIPVQADLLKEGSKIRHDSRKVAACLLKMARSGL
- a CDS encoding DegT/DnrJ/EryC1/StrS family aminotransferase, giving the protein MEAVKTSDKLFVPSLPTLWPGMLMAPPRPGALPPFSSPNARYFYFARNAVWLTMKMLRLDGGEVLMPAYHHGVEVEAVVDAGATPRFYRVGSRWDVDVADVAKRITPKTRALYLIHYAGFPGPVDAMRKLADEHGIPLIEDCALSLLSSDGATPLGTTGDVGIFCLYKTLPVPNGGALVVNGKRSYSLPEPPAPPVASTFSHTISALLQNLELRGGAVGRGLRGLVRSVGHGTVKAASIERVATGTQHFDRRHVDLGMSPLTKRIALAQDLEGIVEARRRNYFLLLGRLRDVSPPLFNQLPAGVSPLFYPMVVQDKETLLAKLREKGIDAIDFWKRFHPACDPTEFPEVAQLRRTILEIPCHQDLSPEVMGQVAEVVREALKSERRPSKRAS
- a CDS encoding GNAT family N-acetyltransferase; the protein is MIREDELTSGPRLTPRLDVAAVGSASQLAGMRAEWNSLLDASNAGPFNAWEWLYPWCRRIAPEVRPLVLTARDRLGTLVGLLPLGLEHRWVNGMRVRRLGFLGETHVGSDYLDVVARKGREAEVARAFFNVLQGLRDEWDVLDLTDLREGSTTLGVAREVFGDVRVSERYVCPYETLVPGEPFDAFLKRTGRRDNYLRRRKWLEKQDGYRIERTDAPGQLAGPMTDFFRLHALRWSSDGGSQGIKGAGVEAFHRDATQWLAERGRLRMYTMKVGGQAVASVYGILHGQTFVYFQSGYDPAWRNRSVGLVLVGETFKDAIEMGLTEYDFLRGTETYKSDWVTKQRQTVSLRAHGAGFAGEWFTRSEEWARQTRNAVKGVLSDELVEKVRRFRRRKAAVD
- a CDS encoding GNAT family N-acetyltransferase, with translation MEAIKLQAGPQVVEVNDRAAFMTLEAEWNQLVETTSNELFYRHEFLRLWLDNFAAGARMRVLLLRGEDGTLTGALPLVEERTSLYGVPVRQLTSAANAHSCRFDVLAREPDAAARAFLSHLRQTGGWDVLRLTDVPDGGVGFRLLEAAKQGGLPVGEWESLQSPYVPLPAKKDAYFASLPSKFKANCRRRRRKLEEKGKVTFERVSGGLDLEGTLEEGLLLEQSGWKGANGTAMAQDAKTRGFYTELARDSAYRERLALYFLRLDGRAVAFQYGLEYGGRYFLLKPGYDESLKECSPGQLLMEEVLGHCLERGLTEFDFLGPDMVWKRDWTDQVRRHTWLYVFNDTAFGRALCAAKFRWVPAAKEVVARWKR